One genomic region from Prunus persica cultivar Lovell chromosome G3, Prunus_persica_NCBIv2, whole genome shotgun sequence encodes:
- the LOC18784292 gene encoding 1-aminocyclopropane-1-carboxylate oxidase 1 has protein sequence MAASPQPVSENPIDFRAPPPSPIASGRRSLVTNDEVLTEYLEHSLQVPDLILPDKFFPKQNSLENPPTIDLLALNLDEFDASLCKVVESIARNGCFQLVNHGISSELVSSVQAAATGIFQVPPEKRAEITRLPEKPYGFEEVHGEEVGSELSEEFVWCRDQGLKLTMERIAPIGYSNFGEKLETLMTDIEKVSGKILPSLLKNSQTKFVYGNDDMVQGKELGTVCCLYRHSQNVLEDEWDSSLRYDVIKMLIRGTDYSHALCLHLCDGSSEFHVYSKKGWVSFTPDKNALVVTTGDQIQAWSGGQYKHVIGRPIFKGEEDCISMAFLYSPPTFISNSQSNKEKTISLGEQAIMAIFLTLVYQFLVYFYRNF, from the exons ATGGCAGCCTCACCTCAACCCGTCTCTGAAAACCCAATTGATTTTCGTGCCCCACCGCCTTCTCCCATCGCCTCAGGCCGCCGATCATTAGTCACAAACGATGAAGTCCTCACCGAATACCTCGAGCACTCCCTCCAAGTCCCTGACCTCATTTTGCCAGACAAGTTCTTCCCTAAACAAAATTCACTTGAAAATCCCCCCACCATTGATTTGTTAGCATTGAATCTGGATGAGTTTGATGCTAGTCTTTGCAAGGTTGTGGAGTCCATAGCAAGAAACGGGTGTTTTCAGCTGGTGAACCATGGAATTTCAAGTGAGCTTGTGAGCTCTGTGCAGGCTGCAGCCACCGGAATCTTCCAGGTACCGCCGGAGAAGAGGGCGGAGATAACCCGGTTACCGGAGAAGCCATACGGGTTCGAGGAGGTTCATGGTGAGGAGGTTGGCAGTGAACTGAGTGAAGAGTTTGTTTGGTGTAGAGACCAAGGTTTGAAGTTGACAATGGAGAGAATTGCACCAATTGGATATTCAAATTTCGg ggagaaactGGAGACCCTAATGACAGATATTGAGAAGGTTTCTGGGAAAATCCTACCAAGCTTATTGaaaaattctcaaacaaaatttgtttatGGAAATGATGATATGGTGCAAGGGAAAGAACTTGGGACAGTCTGTTGCCTGTACAGGCACAGCCAAAATGTTTTAGAAGATGAATGGGACAGCTCTTTAAGATATGATGTGATTAAGATGTTGATTAGAGGAACTGACTATTCTCATGCCTTGTGTTTGCATCTTTGTGATGGTTCTTCAGAGTTCCATGTTTACTCCAAGAAAGGTTGGGTTTCTTTTACCCCAGATAAAAATGCTCTAGTAGTCACCACTGGGGATCAAATACag GCATGGAGTGGTGGCCAGTATAAGCATGTGATAGGAAGGCCAATCTTTAAAGGTGAggaggactgcatctcaatggCTTTTCTCTATTCTCCTCCAACCTTTATTTCAAACTCCCAAAGCAACAAGGAAAAGACTATATCACTTGGTGAACAAGCTATAATGGCCATATTTTTAACTCTTGTCTACCAATTTTTAGTGTACTTCTACAGAAATTTCTGA
- the LOC109948300 gene encoding uncharacterized protein LOC109948300 isoform X2 — protein MQRKKKKKPHQIKEEFILNSRGVSLLRAFATSMEQQELNYILGVIGVVLELKRAKSHKPVQFPHLDFDSVETTESFPLATGRFEAGSL, from the exons atgcagagaaagaaaaagaagaagccccatcaaatcaaagaagaatTCATACTCAATTCAAGAGGGGTCTCCTTGTTGAGAGCTTTTGCAACGTCCATGGAGCAACAG GAGCTGAATTACATCCTGGGG GTGATTGGTGTGGTATTGGAGCTGAAGCgggcaaaatctcataaaccGGTTCAATTTCCTCATCTTGATTTTGACAGCGTGGAGACAACTGAAAGTTTTCCTCTGGCAACTGGTCGTTTTGAAGCAGGTTCTCTGTAG
- the LOC109948300 gene encoding uncharacterized protein LOC109948300 isoform X1, whose amino-acid sequence MADKHRWQTTMTAVRQGDELLLMTTVQGDFSGQREKRRRWRRRRRGNFGKKNAEKEKEEAPSNQRRIHTQFKRGLLVESFCNVHGATGAELHPGGKSIYTSSSKFPCKNAFLTSN is encoded by the exons ATGGCAGACAAGCACCGATGGCAGACGACGATGACAGCTGTGCGACAAGGAGATGAACTCTTGCTGATGACAACTGTGCAGGGCGACTTCTCTGGGCAGAGGGAGAAAAGGAGGAGATggagaaggaggagaagaggaaattttggaaaaaaaaatgcagagaaagaaaaagaagaagccccatcaaatcaaagaagaatTCATACTCAATTCAAGAGGGGTCTCCTTGTTGAGAGCTTTTGCAACGTCCATGGAGCAACAG GAGCTGAATTACATCCTGGGGGTAAGTCCATATATACTTCTTCGTCCAAGTTTCCATGTAAGaatgcatttttgacatcaaactgA